From Rudanella lutea DSM 19387, a single genomic window includes:
- the ruvA gene encoding Holliday junction branch migration protein RuvA: MIAYLDGTLAYKEPTYAIIDVKGVGYAVHISLATYSTLPGGGDKVKLFTHHIFREDAQLLYGFASGDEKTLFQDLISVSGVGPNTALMALSALSPSDLRMAILSENVRVVQSIKGVGAKTAQRIILELKDKMKKAGVIPDGPTYRQVAGANPVREEALAALMALGFQRPLAEKNVDSILQSADGADLSVEDVIRRALR, encoded by the coding sequence ATGATTGCATACTTAGACGGAACGCTGGCTTACAAAGAGCCAACTTACGCTATCATCGACGTGAAAGGCGTAGGCTACGCGGTTCATATCTCTTTGGCCACGTACTCAACACTTCCCGGCGGGGGCGACAAGGTGAAGCTGTTTACCCACCATATTTTTCGGGAAGATGCCCAACTCCTCTACGGATTTGCGAGTGGCGACGAAAAAACCCTGTTTCAGGACTTAATCAGCGTGTCGGGGGTGGGGCCTAATACCGCCCTGATGGCCTTGTCGGCCCTGAGCCCGTCTGACCTCCGCATGGCTATTTTGTCGGAGAATGTCCGGGTGGTGCAAAGCATCAAAGGGGTAGGTGCCAAAACGGCCCAACGTATTATTTTGGAGTTAAAAGACAAGATGAAGAAGGCCGGTGTTATCCCCGACGGGCCCACGTACCGGCAGGTGGCGGGTGCTAATCCCGTCCGCGAAGAAGCCCTGGCTGCTCTGATGGCCCTCGGCTTTCAGCGCCCATTGGCCGAGAAAAATGTCGATTCTATTCTGCAAAGTGCCGATGGTGCCGACCTGAGCGTTGAAGACGTAATTCGTCGGGCACTGCGCTGA
- a CDS encoding response regulator transcription factor has protein sequence MAPIARLLVVEDEVKVATFIKKGLETQSYSVDVAYDGREGKRLFSSDAYDLIVLDVNLPFLSGLELAEYIRSKNASLPILMLTALDTTTDKLLGFEAGADDYLVKPFEFLELIARVKALLRRHSGPADGRKQKLQFADLELDLDAKVARRQGDVIELTAREFTLLDYLMQNPGRVVSRIDIAQHVWDINFDTGTNVIDVYVNYLRNKVDKPYNQKLIHTVIGMGYVLKDK, from the coding sequence ATGGCCCCTATTGCCCGCCTGCTTGTTGTTGAGGATGAAGTTAAGGTCGCTACATTTATTAAAAAGGGACTCGAAACCCAGTCGTACTCTGTTGATGTAGCCTATGACGGCCGCGAAGGCAAACGGCTTTTCTCGTCTGATGCCTACGACCTAATTGTGCTCGACGTAAACCTCCCCTTTTTGAGTGGCCTTGAGCTGGCTGAATATATCCGCAGCAAGAATGCATCCCTCCCTATTCTGATGCTGACAGCACTCGACACAACCACCGATAAACTGTTGGGTTTTGAAGCCGGTGCCGACGATTACCTGGTGAAACCATTCGAGTTTCTGGAATTAATAGCTCGGGTGAAAGCGCTTCTGCGTCGGCACAGCGGTCCGGCCGATGGACGGAAACAAAAACTACAATTCGCCGATCTTGAATTGGATCTCGACGCCAAAGTGGCCCGCCGACAAGGTGACGTCATCGAACTGACCGCCCGCGAGTTTACCTTGCTCGATTATTTGATGCAGAATCCGGGCCGGGTTGTTTCACGGATCGATATTGCTCAACATGTATGGGACATCAATTTCGACACGGGCACCAACGTCATTGACGTATACGTAAACTATTTACGTAACAAAGTTGACAAGCCTTATAACCAGAAACTGATTCATACGGTCATTGGCATGGGCTATGTCCTGAAAGATAAATGA
- a CDS encoding YkvA family protein, producing MEKSSLLSRVLKSVFFRSAGGRAYRTAKNSRSILKLVQDALQKSGGLSGANAGLRAQLSLLTRLLKAYASGEYREIPWKTLLRMLAVLIYFVSPLDFIPDLLPVIGLTDDIALLVWLFSSVKDDLEKFAQWESRKDIIPIG from the coding sequence ATGGAAAAAAGCAGTCTTTTGTCGCGTGTGCTCAAATCAGTTTTTTTTCGGTCGGCAGGCGGTCGCGCTTACCGAACGGCCAAAAACAGCCGCAGTATCCTGAAATTAGTACAGGACGCCCTTCAGAAGTCGGGTGGCCTCTCGGGAGCCAACGCAGGCCTTCGCGCGCAGCTTAGCCTGTTGACCCGCCTGCTCAAAGCGTACGCGTCGGGCGAGTATCGCGAGATACCCTGGAAAACACTGCTCCGGATGCTGGCGGTACTGATTTACTTTGTGTCGCCCCTGGACTTTATTCCGGACTTGCTGCCGGTAATTGGTCTGACCGACGATATTGCCCTGCTGGTGTGGCTTTTCAGTTCGGTGAAAGACGACCTGGAGAAGTTTGCGCAGTGGGAGAGCCGGAAGGATATTATCCCGATTGGCTAA
- the gatA gene encoding Asp-tRNA(Asn)/Glu-tRNA(Gln) amidotransferase subunit GatA — protein sequence MAFDFHIVTDYYRSFSLVQADLRAGIITCRQLVDGYLARIEQNQHLNVFTEVYAEEARQRADDLDRRRAANQPVGRLAGMVIGLKDVLSHTGHGLQAGSHMLDGFVAQFTATAVQRLLDEDAIVIGRQNCDEFAMGSSNETSAFGPVRNAADPTRVPGGSSGGSAVAVQAGLCLASIGSDTGGSVRQPAAFCGVTGLKPTYGRISRWGLIAYASSFDCVGPIAHTPADCALLLEIMAGPDEFDSTVSNRPVEAYSEATQTASKPRRIAYLRDGVESPGVDASIREATQRTLDALRAAGHTVEPVSLSLLDSLLPTYYILTTAEASSNLSRFDGVRYGHRTAEATDLIELYKKSRTEGFGAEVRRRILLGTFALSASYYDAYYTKAQQVRRLIREETERLFAEYDFLLSPTTPSPAFKLGEKTRRNPDDDPLQMYLADIFTVQANVVGYPAISIPNGTTPEGLPIGLQLMAPPFAEASLVAIAQEITLNL from the coding sequence TTGGCTTTTGACTTTCATATCGTGACCGATTACTACCGTAGCTTTTCTTTGGTTCAGGCCGACCTCCGGGCGGGTATCATTACCTGCCGTCAACTGGTGGATGGGTATCTCGCCCGTATTGAGCAGAACCAGCATCTCAACGTTTTTACGGAGGTCTATGCCGAGGAGGCCCGCCAACGTGCCGATGACCTTGACCGGCGCCGGGCGGCCAACCAACCGGTAGGACGGCTGGCGGGGATGGTCATCGGCCTGAAAGATGTACTCAGCCATACTGGCCATGGCTTGCAGGCGGGTAGCCACATGCTCGATGGCTTCGTGGCTCAGTTTACGGCCACGGCCGTACAACGGTTGCTCGATGAAGACGCCATTGTGATAGGCCGCCAAAATTGCGACGAGTTTGCCATGGGGTCGTCGAACGAGACGTCGGCGTTTGGGCCCGTCCGTAACGCGGCCGACCCTACGCGGGTGCCGGGTGGGTCGAGTGGTGGCTCGGCGGTGGCTGTGCAGGCAGGTCTTTGTTTAGCCAGTATCGGCTCCGATACGGGGGGCTCGGTTCGGCAGCCGGCCGCTTTTTGTGGCGTTACAGGTCTCAAGCCCACTTACGGGCGTATCAGCCGCTGGGGCCTGATTGCCTACGCGTCCTCGTTCGATTGCGTGGGGCCCATTGCGCATACCCCCGCTGATTGCGCCCTTCTGCTCGAAATCATGGCCGGCCCCGACGAATTCGACAGCACCGTGTCGAACCGTCCGGTGGAAGCCTACAGTGAGGCTACCCAAACGGCTTCTAAGCCCCGGCGCATTGCGTACCTCCGCGATGGGGTAGAGAGCCCCGGTGTGGATGCAAGCATTCGCGAAGCCACCCAGCGAACGCTCGATGCCCTGCGGGCGGCTGGCCATACGGTAGAACCGGTGAGCTTGTCGCTGCTCGATTCGCTGTTGCCTACGTATTATATTCTGACAACCGCCGAAGCCAGCTCGAACCTGTCGCGGTTTGATGGGGTGCGCTACGGCCACCGGACCGCCGAGGCCACCGATCTGATTGAGCTGTACAAAAAGAGCCGGACTGAGGGCTTCGGGGCTGAGGTACGTCGGCGGATTTTACTCGGGACGTTTGCCCTGAGTGCCAGCTATTACGACGCCTATTACACCAAGGCGCAGCAGGTTCGTCGGCTGATTCGGGAAGAGACGGAGCGGTTATTTGCCGAGTACGATTTTCTCCTGTCGCCTACTACGCCCAGCCCGGCATTTAAATTGGGTGAAAAAACCAGACGAAATCCCGACGACGACCCGCTTCAGATGTACTTAGCCGACATTTTCACCGTTCAGGCTAATGTGGTGGGTTACCCGGCTATATCGATTCCCAACGGTACTACGCCCGAGGGTTTGCCCATTGGCCTGCAACTGATGGCTCCACCTTTCGCGGAAGCCTCATTGGTGGCTATAGCACAGGAGATTACGTTAAACCTGTAA
- a CDS encoding prohibitin family protein has product MKPQSFIIAGMALLTLSSCAVVRQGEVGVKRTLGKIQPTALSEGPKVFNPFITRIIKVPTRTVNIEVRSPLPSKEGLTVQSDVSILYRVEGAQAPKIVEQIGRSYEEVVILPVFRSAVADVASRYFAKDMHTGQRAEIEKAIRELMTQQLKGRGFLVESVLLKSISLPPGLTKAIEDKLAAEQDAQRMQFVLDKERQEAQRRVIEAEGVRDAQKIINEGLTPMLIKFKSIEAFNKLANSPNTKVIFTNGDAPLLMAQDAKLE; this is encoded by the coding sequence ATGAAACCCCAATCATTCATCATAGCTGGTATGGCCCTCCTAACTCTCAGTAGCTGCGCGGTAGTCCGTCAGGGTGAGGTAGGCGTAAAGCGCACTCTTGGTAAAATTCAGCCGACGGCCCTCTCTGAAGGCCCCAAAGTCTTCAATCCGTTTATTACGCGCATTATTAAAGTACCTACCCGCACCGTCAATATTGAAGTTCGTTCTCCATTACCTTCCAAAGAGGGTCTGACGGTTCAGTCGGATGTATCTATTCTGTACCGGGTAGAAGGTGCTCAAGCCCCCAAGATTGTGGAGCAGATTGGTCGCTCATACGAAGAAGTCGTGATTCTGCCCGTATTCCGCTCGGCCGTAGCCGATGTAGCCTCTCGCTATTTTGCGAAAGACATGCACACGGGGCAGCGGGCCGAAATTGAAAAGGCCATTCGGGAGCTAATGACCCAACAACTCAAAGGGCGGGGATTCCTGGTAGAATCGGTACTGCTCAAAAGCATTTCGTTGCCCCCCGGCCTGACCAAGGCAATTGAAGATAAACTGGCGGCTGAGCAGGATGCCCAACGCATGCAGTTTGTACTCGACAAGGAGCGGCAGGAAGCGCAACGCCGGGTCATCGAAGCCGAAGGTGTACGCGATGCTCAGAAGATCATCAATGAGGGATTAACCCCTATGCTGATCAAGTTCAAGTCGATTGAGGCTTTTAATAAGTTGGCTAATTCGCCCAACACCAAGGTTATTTTCACCAATGGCGATGCTCCTCTCCTGATGGCGCAGGACGCCAAACTGGAATAA
- a CDS encoding lytic transglycosylase domain-containing protein: protein MRKAAVVIVSLLGFSTVCLAARPFAADTTRADSVVVVEEYTSTPSVPAALLQERLPKLQKTIPLPYHKTVHGFVDHFLFRKPSYTRTMLERMPMFFPLYERLLAQYNLPDELKYLSIVESGLNPRAVSHAGAGGLWQFMPGTGRDMRLYQDDYVDERMEPVKATEAACKYLRDLYRIFGDWPLALAAYNSGPGTVKRAMRRSGGDSFWTIYDYLPKETRAYVPQFIAFTYVINYAADHGITPEAPDYPIPFDTIHVNNYFNVVTFAKQTGIPVSDMQKLNPHITTGVLPPYTRNFMLRVPSDQFAYFERHRKAILDSASRMPNVMDHILLADAEGVQYDALKQVQDNDRFSLSRLSAQQPTTLLASNAPILSDDEPAPDDVDEVLVQKPKKITYVVKKGEGLFRVAERFGVELYDLKKWNKLTSNTVAVGQKLVILSDVGETQAEALADQGTSKATKTKSVAARKPIKTRYHRVQQGDTLWNIAQRYDGLTIEQLKKVNKIRGNALKPGQKLIVG, encoded by the coding sequence ATGAGGAAAGCAGCCGTTGTGATTGTGAGCCTGCTTGGTTTCAGTACAGTTTGTTTGGCGGCCCGCCCGTTTGCGGCCGATACCACCCGCGCCGATTCAGTGGTGGTGGTTGAAGAATACACCAGTACCCCCTCGGTACCCGCAGCGCTCCTGCAGGAACGGCTGCCCAAGTTGCAGAAAACCATTCCGCTGCCGTACCATAAAACGGTTCATGGGTTTGTCGATCACTTTTTGTTCAGGAAACCCAGCTACACCCGCACCATGCTGGAGCGGATGCCGATGTTCTTCCCACTGTATGAGCGTTTGCTGGCTCAGTACAACCTCCCCGACGAACTGAAATACCTCTCGATTGTGGAGTCGGGGCTTAATCCCCGAGCCGTGTCGCACGCGGGTGCGGGTGGTCTTTGGCAGTTTATGCCCGGCACCGGCCGCGATATGCGTTTGTATCAGGACGATTACGTTGACGAGCGGATGGAGCCCGTAAAAGCGACCGAAGCCGCCTGTAAGTACCTCCGCGACTTGTACCGTATTTTCGGCGACTGGCCGCTGGCTCTGGCGGCTTACAACTCGGGGCCCGGCACCGTGAAGCGCGCCATGCGCCGGTCGGGGGGCGACTCGTTCTGGACGATTTACGACTACCTGCCCAAAGAAACCCGGGCCTACGTACCGCAGTTTATCGCCTTTACGTACGTAATTAACTATGCCGCCGACCACGGTATTACGCCCGAAGCGCCTGATTATCCTATTCCGTTCGATACGATTCACGTGAACAACTACTTCAACGTAGTCACGTTTGCCAAACAGACCGGCATTCCCGTGTCTGATATGCAGAAACTGAACCCGCACATCACAACGGGGGTGTTGCCTCCGTACACGCGCAACTTTATGCTCCGTGTGCCCAGCGATCAGTTTGCGTATTTTGAGCGGCATCGGAAGGCAATTCTGGATTCGGCGAGCCGGATGCCCAACGTGATGGATCATATTCTGCTGGCCGATGCCGAGGGAGTTCAGTACGATGCCCTCAAACAGGTGCAGGATAACGACCGGTTTTCGTTGTCGCGGTTAAGTGCGCAACAGCCCACGACACTGTTGGCCTCAAATGCGCCCATCCTGAGTGATGACGAACCCGCCCCCGACGATGTGGACGAAGTGTTGGTGCAGAAGCCCAAAAAGATCACGTACGTGGTGAAGAAAGGTGAAGGGCTATTCCGGGTTGCCGAGCGGTTTGGGGTAGAGCTGTACGACCTGAAAAAGTGGAACAAGCTTACGTCGAACACCGTTGCGGTAGGGCAAAAGCTGGTTATCCTGAGCGATGTAGGCGAAACCCAGGCCGAAGCCCTGGCCGATCAGGGTACGTCGAAAGCCACCAAAACGAAGTCGGTAGCCGCCCGCAAGCCGATCAAAACCCGTTACCACCGGGTACAGCAGGGCGACACCCTCTGGAACATTGCCCAGCGGTACGACGGCCTGACGATTGAGCAACTGAAGAAAGTTAATAAAATCCGGGGCAATGCCCTCAAGCCAGGCCAGAAACTCATTGTGGGGTAG
- a CDS encoding LolA family protein: MRNVLFAGLLLSLFAFIAAPQTVERLSATMTTRQVQKGKSVTVRGEVYYQRNGNMVTHFTFPQEVIILANKLGETRIYDPRRNAVMRYQNNAFSTSTTQLAYFLTGATADMGLIQLGFVQDRTYNTGKLLVTEWRLKTPDPKAAIQRVKVVFDKANPIYMDYKNTAGKLIRKVFYYSYQPIDGRPFPMATTEIVYDGADSTVAKTTYGGIKINGDANSPYFQYSIPANARVE, from the coding sequence ATGAGAAACGTTCTTTTCGCCGGGCTCCTGTTGAGCCTGTTTGCGTTTATAGCGGCCCCGCAAACGGTTGAGCGACTGTCGGCTACGATGACAACCCGGCAGGTTCAGAAAGGCAAATCGGTGACGGTCCGGGGCGAGGTGTACTACCAGCGCAATGGCAACATGGTCACGCATTTTACCTTTCCGCAGGAAGTGATCATTCTGGCCAACAAGCTGGGAGAAACCCGCATTTACGACCCCCGCCGGAACGCCGTCATGCGATACCAGAACAATGCGTTCAGCACCTCAACTACCCAATTGGCGTACTTCCTGACGGGGGCTACTGCCGATATGGGCCTTATTCAGCTCGGGTTTGTGCAAGACCGCACTTACAATACCGGCAAACTGCTCGTGACCGAGTGGCGACTCAAAACACCCGACCCCAAGGCCGCCATCCAGCGGGTCAAAGTGGTTTTTGATAAGGCCAACCCGATCTACATGGATTATAAAAACACGGCCGGTAAACTTATCCGCAAGGTGTTTTACTACAGCTACCAACCCATTGACGGGCGTCCGTTTCCGATGGCAACCACCGAGATTGTGTACGACGGGGCCGACTCGACCGTAGCCAAGACCACCTATGGCGGCATCAAAATCAACGGCGATGCCAACAGTCCGTATTTTCAGTACAGCATACCGGCTA
- a CDS encoding twin-arginine translocase TatA/TatE family subunit: protein MTFASILGFLGGLGTGELILIFAVIVLMFGAKKLPELARGLGKGIREFKDATKDVRENIEDGLRETK from the coding sequence ATGACTTTCGCATCCATTTTAGGTTTCCTTGGAGGACTGGGCACAGGAGAATTGATTCTGATCTTTGCAGTGATCGTCCTGATGTTCGGCGCGAAAAAACTCCCCGAATTGGCCCGTGGTCTGGGGAAAGGCATCCGTGAGTTTAAGGATGCTACGAAAGACGTTCGCGAGAACATCGAGGACGGACTGAGAGAAACGAAATAA
- a CDS encoding HAMP domain-containing sensor histidine kinase, with the protein MNVILTIRARLALLFTAVVSLLLLIFCLLIYTVAERFRQREYKERLREEALTSVELLFGKETINPDLFKLLDRNQMTVLNQEEIIIYNHRNQIIYESGSDYLDVSKHQLDQIRLKGELFWREGDREIVGVPYADRLNRFVVVTSAIDKYGFSKQRGLAIMLAVGWLLATVVVAVTGYYFAQRMLRPIQRMVQEIDLITASALNRRLHEANNNDELTQLSRRFNRMLDRLEEAFRMQRAFVSNAAHELRTPLTAITGQLEVSLMTDESPADLKATIISVLDDAKGLNRLANGLMSLANASLDESAVRMQPVAVDEVLWQVRQTLSKQHPNYAVLLEQPTSQPSYAWQITGNDSLLQSVFYNLLENGAKFSPNHTVRARLSASTTELTLWIQNDGPPLPADELPHIFKPFRRGSNGKDIHGHGIGLSLTERIVRLHRGRISVESSTEQGTIFTLVLPLQ; encoded by the coding sequence ATGAACGTTATCCTGACTATTCGCGCCCGACTTGCACTCCTTTTCACGGCGGTTGTGTCGTTGTTGCTACTCATCTTTTGTCTTCTGATTTATACCGTTGCAGAGCGTTTTCGGCAGCGCGAATACAAAGAACGGCTCCGCGAAGAAGCCCTCACGTCTGTGGAGCTCCTGTTTGGGAAAGAAACGATCAACCCCGACCTGTTTAAACTCCTCGACAGGAACCAGATGACAGTTCTTAATCAGGAAGAAATCATTATCTACAATCATCGCAACCAGATTATTTATGAAAGCGGCTCCGACTACCTCGATGTAAGCAAACATCAGCTCGATCAGATACGCCTTAAGGGCGAGTTGTTCTGGCGCGAAGGAGACCGCGAAATTGTGGGTGTTCCGTATGCCGACCGGCTCAATCGGTTCGTGGTGGTTACTTCAGCCATCGACAAGTACGGATTCAGCAAGCAGCGCGGGTTAGCTATTATGCTGGCGGTGGGTTGGCTACTCGCAACGGTCGTTGTGGCTGTTACAGGCTACTACTTTGCCCAGCGTATGCTACGGCCTATTCAGCGAATGGTACAAGAAATTGACTTGATCACGGCCTCGGCCCTCAACCGACGACTGCACGAAGCCAACAACAACGACGAACTGACCCAGCTGTCGCGTCGGTTCAATCGGATGCTCGACCGGCTCGAAGAAGCGTTTCGTATGCAGCGGGCCTTTGTCTCCAATGCCGCCCACGAACTCCGCACCCCCCTGACAGCCATCACGGGTCAGCTGGAAGTATCGCTCATGACCGACGAAAGCCCGGCTGACCTGAAGGCAACCATTATCTCGGTTCTCGACGACGCGAAAGGTCTTAACCGATTGGCCAATGGCCTGATGAGCCTCGCCAACGCCAGCCTCGACGAGTCGGCCGTGCGGATGCAACCGGTAGCTGTGGATGAGGTTCTCTGGCAAGTACGCCAAACCCTGAGTAAACAACATCCCAACTATGCCGTGCTGCTCGAACAGCCCACGTCACAGCCAAGCTATGCCTGGCAAATAACAGGTAACGATAGCTTGTTGCAGTCGGTGTTTTATAACCTGCTCGAAAACGGGGCCAAGTTCTCGCCCAATCATACGGTCAGGGCCCGTTTGAGTGCCAGCACTACTGAACTGACTCTTTGGATACAAAACGATGGCCCACCCCTACCGGCCGATGAATTACCGCATATTTTTAAGCCTTTCCGGCGGGGCAGCAACGGCAAAGACATTCATGGTCACGGCATTGGACTCTCACTTACCGAGCGTATTGTACGGTTGCATCGTGGCCGCATCAGTGTTGAGTCGAGTACCGAACAGGGGACTATTTTCACGCTCGTGCTCCCCCTTCAATAG
- the mdh gene encoding malate dehydrogenase, producing the protein MKITVVGAGAVGATCADNIARRQLAQEVVLLDIKEGLSEGKALDMFQTATLCGFDTKITGSTNDYAKTAGSDVVVITSGLPRKPGMTREELIGTNANIVKGVTDNILKHSPEAIIIIVSNPMDTMTYLSLKTSGLPKNRIIGMGGILDSARFKTYLSLALDCPPNDIQGTVIGGHGDTTMIPLTRLATRNGIPVGQFLDGETLQKVAADTMVGGATLTKLIGTSAWYAPGAAVAELVESIVRDQKHIFPCCVALDGEYGQSDICLGVPVVIGKNGWEQIIDYKLNDEEQAAFNKSADAVRNMNDVLKTLDLGI; encoded by the coding sequence ATGAAAATAACCGTAGTAGGAGCGGGTGCCGTTGGGGCAACCTGCGCCGATAACATCGCCCGCCGTCAGCTCGCTCAGGAAGTCGTATTGCTCGACATCAAAGAAGGTCTCAGCGAAGGCAAGGCACTCGATATGTTTCAGACGGCCACCCTTTGTGGCTTCGATACCAAAATCACGGGTTCTACCAATGATTACGCAAAAACAGCGGGTTCAGATGTAGTCGTGATCACGTCGGGTCTGCCGCGCAAGCCCGGTATGACGCGTGAAGAACTGATTGGCACCAACGCCAATATCGTGAAAGGCGTGACCGACAACATCCTGAAACATTCTCCCGAAGCGATTATCATCATTGTGTCGAACCCAATGGACACCATGACGTACCTGTCGCTCAAAACATCAGGGCTGCCCAAAAACCGGATCATCGGTATGGGTGGTATTCTTGACTCGGCCCGGTTCAAAACGTATCTGTCACTGGCTCTCGACTGCCCCCCCAACGATATTCAGGGCACGGTAATTGGCGGTCACGGCGATACGACCATGATCCCGCTGACGCGCCTGGCTACCCGCAACGGTATTCCGGTTGGTCAGTTCCTCGACGGTGAGACCCTCCAGAAAGTGGCGGCCGATACCATGGTGGGTGGTGCTACCCTGACCAAACTGATTGGTACGTCGGCCTGGTACGCACCGGGTGCTGCCGTTGCCGAACTGGTTGAGAGCATCGTGCGCGATCAGAAACACATTTTCCCCTGCTGCGTAGCCCTCGACGGAGAGTACGGTCAGTCAGACATCTGCCTCGGTGTACCCGTGGTAATCGGCAAAAACGGCTGGGAGCAAATTATCGACTACAAACTGAACGACGAAGAGCAGGCGGCCTTCAACAAGTCGGCTGATGCCGTTCGGAACATGAACGACGTACTGAAGACCCTCGATCTGGGGATTTAA